The Astyanax mexicanus isolate ESR-SI-001 chromosome 4, AstMex3_surface, whole genome shotgun sequence genome segment AAATTCCAACTAGATATGATTGATTGTGCTCTTTTTGTAATCAACAATGTCCATgatcaaaaaaataattatgtaagAAATATAGTGACCAGCCCTACTTTTATTTTtctactgcactacctcatatctacaacTGATTACTTCCATACTttatgtatagtttttgtatttatatatttatgtatatatttttaagtctcagttttgaattttagtttagagtcttatatcccttactgtgctctcttattgtactaCACCTATTGTTTTTCTACTGTGTtttgtaactgctactggctgctaaatttcctttgggatcaataaagtatctatatatctgtctttaATTATAGcttatttgttttttgctttgtAGGTGTCTGCGGTCTGGGAGCTCATTGGGATAGACCTAACAGGACCATTACCAAAAACTTCAGATGGCTTTCAATACATTTTGACAGTTACAGATTATTTCTCAAAATGGGTAGAGGCCTTTCCTTTGAAAACTAAATCTGCAGCTGAAGTGGGTAGAAATCTTTGTTCTATCATTTATAGACATGGCTGTCCAAAGCGCATCCTTTCAGATCAGGGACGGGAATTTGTTAATGATGTAAGCGTAATCATTAAACTGGAAAACTTTTGAGCCCTCTGTTTATTAGGATTCATAGTTGCTGTCTTGACACTATGCTTGTGAtgattgtgtatttattttgcatgcaaattgaatgtttttataaatatatttgattacAATAATCATATCTTTTTAAAGCTTAACCATAGGCTTTGTGAATTGCTACACATCCAAAGGAGCGTAACAGCAGCCTATCATCCACAAACAAATGGCCTGGATGAGAAGACTAATGACAATATAAAAaggtatatttttgtatttattacaaTGCTTGCAAGGCAAAGCCAATTCAACCACACCCTATATAGTGCCTTATGGAAAGTGGCAAATGCATGTAATACAAGTGTCCCTTACATTGTTAATGGCATTGCAGACAGTGTGGACTCAACATATTTCCTGTTTTGTCTGATCAACTTCATGTTAATTGCATGTCATACATTAGTTTTAGATTTTAGGCCTTCAACACAATCCTAAAAGGTTGGGATAGTACAGCAATACAATTTTGTAAAATAACGAAATATTTCTTCGTTGTTTGATATCCTTGGTGCCTAAACCAATTATGATCATCGTGAGAAGGGCACTACAAAGTAGTAAATGCTTCACTGTGCCAACTTTAAGGATGTGCTATAGGCCTATAATACAGTATTTgaagtatattaacaaataagttgtctgcaatgaaataaagggACATGTAAAAAACACTGGattgtttgtttgcattttccacactttcccaactttttctgatttggaaatGCATAAAAGCATTGCTCTAAAACATGTCACatggtgtttttttgtgcataaaCTTGATGATTTCATTCTTTTCCAGCAAGCAATGCATTTCCTTTAGCAAATTAATATAGATCATTTGTTCCCCTAACTTTTGTACAGTTAAGCACCCCTTCATACTTTAACAGCAGTCACACTTCATTCAGCTTTCAGCACAGGATAAACTACTAGTCTAATAAATCGTCAATTTAAGTTGAAAAAGTGATATGCAAGTGGGACCAGGGAACAACACATTACTCTGTATCATAACTAATTCATGATAAAgagtaaaatattaagtaaaataaatgtttggtCATGTCCTGGACATATAGTGTCTGTACAGATAGTTAATGGAATGAATGAAATGAAGATTCATTTCAGAGATGTAGCCAAAACGTCACTGGTATTCCACATGGTGGATATTGGGAACCACTTATATATACTGGCATTAgctattatttattggtaatttGGTTTACGaagcaatttttttaattaattatatttttgcattttagagcCCTTAAAAAATTGGTCAATGACCAGCAAAACGATTGGAATGTCTATCTGGATGCCACCCTGTTTTCATTGCGGTCTAAAGTGCACACTACCACAAAATTCTCCCCGTTTCTTTTGATGTATGGGAGGGAGGCAGTGTTCCCTTCAGAGGTTCCTGTTGAAGTGCCAGTAAGTATGTTTTTGTCTTTACAATTGTAATAAAATTATGACTCTCTATTAGTTTCTCAGATGACAGTCTTGGAAGTCTGTTGATAATTTTCTTCTTACCATCATAATCCTAAATAACATGTAACAgtgttgaggtctggactctggagTGGTGAGTACATTATACTGAGAACACCAGAACCTTCCTACCTTCCTTGTTTTGTGTCTGTATCTTCCTTTCTCATTGAGGGCTTTATGACTGAAACACATCCTTCTAGACCCATAACATTCAGCTGTCTTTTCACAGAGGAAGGATGAACAAAAACACCTGAAACTGGggcttgtctgtctctctctctctctctctctctctgtctctctctctctctctctctgtctctctctctctctctctctgctcaaacTAATGTTTATCTGATGCAGGCAGTTTGGATAAGGCAGTTTACTCTGGTCTACTGTATTCACTAATTGGGGTAACATTTGCTGACTGTTTTTCAATTTAGCTTTCCAAGATTATTCTCCCTGAAGGAGGATACAGCGAGTTTCTTgattcaaaacaaaaaacatcggaagctgttaaaaaaacagcagaagatAACATACGTAAGtctcaagaaaaacaaaaagaagcatATGCCAGAAAAGTGCAGAAGAAATACCAAAATGTTGAGTATAATGATGGGGATGAAGTACTTCTACTGAATATGAGGAAGCGAGGAAGGAAAGGCGGAAGAATAGAACCGGATTTCTCTGGTCCATATGTTATCCAGTCAGTCCGTGGCAAACTTGTCACATTAAAAAACCCTGAAGGAGCCATCCTgaaaaacaaatacaacattGGCCATCTAAAACCATATAGAAGAAGCCAGGCAGCCGACAGTAGCAGCAGCATCTTCTCTCCTTGTCCTCAGCAGTCTTCTTCCAAGAAGAAGAGTTCAGAAGAGTACACAGACCCAAATGTACAACGGTGCTCAGTTATACGTTTAGCTTCAAAACAAGCTGATGTCAAAAAACATGTGCAAACAACCACAGTAACTGAAAAGCCTGCAACAAAGAGCTCATCAAACACTGAAACAACTTCAGTAACTGAAAAGCCTGCAATGAAGAGCTCATCAAACACTGAAAGAAGCATTCAAGAAGAAGGTGGCATAGTTACAAAGTTCAGATTTTGACCTGTTGGTCCGTTTGTTACCAGTTTGGTCTAACCCAGAACATTTTTGTTCATGGAGGTTTGCCCATGATAaactgttttcttcttcttcttcttctttctataAGCCCCCTGGCTGTGTTTGAACTGTTGGTCTTAATCTTGCCATTTCACATTTTAGGGTGGACAAAATAACCTATGAAAATGCAAGGTATTTGATGTATCGAAGGAATTCTTCTCCAGCCCCTAGGTTGGATTTTTACACCTAACATCTTATGAATTAGGCTATGCACACTACTTTCCATTGATTCTCCCACAGTCCTAGATGATTCCTTTAAACATATTTGTTAAATAACAATCATTGTTTAGGTTATCATGTCCATcccatttatttttgctttttttgtttgcatgagGCCTGTTGGCCTGTTTGTTTTacactgtttgttttattttgccctgttttagCCTTGTTTATCAGTATATAACTGATATGGTGATGCTaatgtttacatatttattttcagtaatgaGACTCTGGTCTTCAAAGGACAACAATCAGGTGGAAGCAGTTGCCGGGCCATACAAATTGTATGATTCTTCTTTTAGAACACTGCAAGGGACCGAATGGGTCGCTGATGAAGtaagaattagaaataaataaagtttaattagTCCTTCTCAGGATTTAGTTCCAACTGGCTGGACACTTTTGCTGCTGGATCAAACTATTCAAAGAggccaggcagttggaacaaaatccttagagagattttttttataaacaaattgtttatttgtttattaacaaTTATTGTGTGAATATAGGTGATTGATGCATACCTGAACCATCTGATTGAACAACATAAGGCAAGTAGGGTTTAAGGATgtagttattttgagattctTTGATATGTTCTTATCATACTAATTGCTGGTTGCTGTTTTACAGACGCCTGTATATCAGCTGTGTGCAGTGGTTGCTTCTTCTTTAGCTGCTGGACAGTTTCGATGTCTCAGAAAGGTAATGCATTTACACATAAAGTTCTGGTGATTACTTAACCCATTTAGAACCATAACTAATATTTTCTGTTGAAAACCTAAACGCAGATGAAGTTCCCAGTTGAGGACACATGGCTGTGCCCTGTCAATACCGGAGGACATTGGATTCTTGTGGTGTGTGTTCTTAAAATTACATATTTCCAGTAATGTTGCTTTGTTCATTTCCAGTTATGGGTCACAATATATTGTCAGGATATATATTTCAATGCATACTACAGTGGAAAACACTGAAGTTCATAAAATCAAATTCAAGCATTTAATTCTTAGTTCCTATTTCACCAACAAGGGTATTTTTAAAggggttaaacactgaaatattttgGAATGAACAGTGATCTGAGTAATACTGTGTGTACGTAAAATACATTGGACAATCTTAAAGAAAGATTTGTTTGAggtaaagaaccatttttgtacacaatataaataaatgcaggatgtaataatgttaaatttatttaaacCATATCATATCAATGCATgaaaatgcattgttttaaatttaatacaagcaacaaattaaaaaaaaaaatgttcaccactGTGTTAATCATTTGGGAACTAAGGACGGGGAGACACATAATATACTCAGTCATCTTACTGACCtttcaaatcaaataattttttccACCGGGTGTTTTTAGAATTATTcagcttttgtacatttttttgtgttactTTTTTTGGAAATAGGATtgtatttgggaaaaaaaattaacagaaaatcactgttaaaccaaagtatttacattaattttttttagattgtcagCATGTCAAGAAAGATCCTCTCCATCATTGACCCCATGGGAAATGAGGGATTATATGAGAGAAAGATTTTGCGGAACTGGAGGTAAGCTTCTTATTAAGAAACCTATTTCAtcttttttacaaagaaacaTACGCGTTCTGATTGCAAATATTATGTTTTGGGCCAAATAGGAATTTTTTAAAGATGATTGGACACCAAGATCACAGCGCTGAATGGCGAACAACAGTATTGAAACACAACCCACAGCAAGATGCGAGCAGCTGTGGCGTTTTAGTGCTAAAGGTATGTTAACTTTTTCAGCTTTTGTTCACATAAATATCTTCAGGCCAATTGGTGTATGGTTTAAAAGGTTTGTAAATAATATTGCAGTTCGCAGAAGATTTTCTTTCTACTGGAGCTATCGACAATGTGCAGACAACACAAGCAGCTATTAGCACCGCCCGAATGGGGATAGCCTGTTCATTGCTTGAACGTAAAGGTGAGTTGTGTAGCAGTGGCCATTATTACCATATCGTACATTATATTTTGTCTCTCACCTATGCTCTATGAATCAATTTTGGTTAGGTGATATAGTATTTTATGTATGAATCAAATTGTGTAGTGATGCTTGTCATCAGTGAAATACAACCATAAAATACTCACAGTTCTTTcagtgtgtgttgtactggtacATGTGGGTGAGACACTACAGTGTTGCTGTTGTTTTCGAACACTGTCcattcactgtccactctattattaATTTCTAACTGGTAGGTCTACCTTGTTAATGTAAAGTTAGAGATAatagctgcacagtttgtgttccTCTAGTCCTTGATCAGTGCAAACATGACACTGTTGGCTGGATGTTTCTGGTTGATGTATTATTCTCAGTCCAACAGTGACACAGTTCTAtttaaacactccagcagcactgctgtgtctgatccactcacatcagaacaacacaaactaacaccaccattTCAGGGTCACTGCAGTCATGTAACATTGTCATTGCAGtagcatttttctttttgtgcaaaaaaaaaataatgaaaatgaatttGCTTCAAGGCAATGCAGAGGACTACTGCACAGTTTGCTCTATGCTGGAAGGGGATGGAGACAAGAGCATGACTGAAATGGTAAATATTTACATGTCTGCAAGTATGCAGTACTCTCATTGTTAATgagttacaataaaataaataagtaaatataatcgtttttaatgttttctttttcccATTTGTCACACATTGTTAATGGATatcaatttgatttttttttttttttttaggtgcagTGTGATGTGTGCAGTCGCTGGGCACATTTTGAATGTGTCCAATATAGTAAAGAGATTTCCGCCAACTACCACTGTAGAAAGTGTACAGTTAACAAATAACCTGAATGTATTTTTTCCTGGATTAAGCTGCACTTTGCactgtttgttttaaaatgtaaaatctaaGTACACTGtataatatgtttataaaaatgtgtgttaTTGGATTACAATGCAATGTTCAACTTAATTAGTAAAAGTATTAGCAaaccatgagaaaaaaaaactttggggaTTCAGTAAAATCACAGTGAACCTTAATCAACTCCCATCAGGTCATCCGATTGTGGTTATTTctgctatcaaattatcctacctatagttttaatgaagggagtactgttttatgattataattaggctatcaaattatcctacctatggttttaatgaagggagtactgttttatgatcataattaggctatcaaattatcctacctatagttttaatgaagggagtactgttttatgattataattaggctatcaaattatcctacctatagttttaatgaagggagtactgtgttatgatcataattaggctatcaaattatcctacctatagttttaatgaagggagtactgttttatgatcataattaggctatcaaattatcctacctatagttttaatgaagggagtactgttttatgattataattaggctatcaaattatcctacctatagttttaatgaagggagtactgttttatgatcatattaaggctatcaaattatcctacctatagttttaatgaagggagtactgttttatgattataattaggctatcgaattatcctacctatggttttaatgaagggagtactgttttatgattataattaggctatcaaattatcctacctatggttttaatgaagggagtactgttttatgatcatattaaggctatcaaattatcctacctatggttttaatgaagggagtactgttttatgattataattaggctatcaaattatcctacctatggttttaatgaagggagtactgttttatgattataattaggctatcaaattatcctacctatggttttaatgaagggagtactgttttatgatcataattaggctatcaaattatcctacctatggttttaatgaagggagtactggtttatgattataattaggctatcaaattatcctacctatagttttaatgaagggagtacagttttatgatcataattaggctatcaaattatcctacctatagttttaatgaagggagtactgttttatgattataattaggctatcaaattatcctacctatggttttaatgaagggagtactgttttatgattataattaggctatcaaattatcctacctatagttttaatgaagggagtactgttttatgattataattaggctatcgaattatcctacctatagttttaatgaaaggagtaTTATCAAATAGAAAGTGAAACACAAAACACGCGCGGTAGTATTTTTCGACAAAGTAGCATAAAtcgacagatataatctatcatTCTGCGCCACGGTAGGACGTTTCGACAAGGTAGGACAAATCGTCAGAACACCGGACCAGATCCACTAAACAGACCTGACTGTAGCGCGGATCTGCCGGAGGTAAAACGGATCCGGATCGGAGTAGTCTGCTATCAGggtagggttctacgcaccttcggtgcttgaaccctaataagtaaacaataaaaagtgtgtaagttattgtacattttatatcaataattcagactttagttcagttaaaaactctattagactattagacaaccatatgtgaccctcataatccaaattcatgtaaacaaataaaacattacaaaacaggggtacgtttcccaaaagcgtagttgctaactacgttagcaacttacatagtctggacgatgcagctgcgacgcaggtgtttcccaaaagcgtggttggaactatggaggtaaccacgttagtaacttacatagtgcgaaccttagttaagctactcaggtgtttcccaaaaccgtagttccagcgaatattcgcaaataccgtggttcagctgcgtcgttccaactacagctctagacctgtcgttaggagcttagttcctggttattagtgcagacgatggacggtaggactcagaaagctgataaatcacattaatattgctgcacgaggatttaagatgtcaagtgtacctattttttttaatgtttgtgttaattacattaattgagccacttcacttttacccatgtgcgcccaggtaaaataataaaattcagtccttttttttaatgtatgtctttaacatttagctttatttggcaaacatgaattcagtgtagtgaaaagagaagtgctctttagctaaaatgtattttacagtcttggaaagatgtatgtcaattattcaagcaggcatctcttgagtaaagataacttgtgctgtgaacatttatgaaatagttaataattatttttttaaacccattgtgctatatgcactctgtgtaagatatgcaataagcaggtgttttgaattaccgaattatcctctggaggtaacagggccagacagagtgtgaataaagaaaatttattatttagccaatacaacgtgtttctaggcctatacaaatgttatcaattagtatttgttaaataatatattacaggaaatacgtagaaatatgtaggctacattaatatatatgtaaaaaataataacattaattgccattatgaaaaaaaaacatagagaataaaaccacgactgggattcgaactaggcttccatccagtgtctgtcgagttttgctaccctgtcaaaccgtattatcctagtgcatatttaatttttaaatataaaattgctagaaaaagccccatatttaaacatgctttcggtaggatatttggaaagcctgaatcaaaatatcaggagacagtttagggttattagggtgattataaaccttattttttttattaatgctaacttataattactttcattatcatcagctgtcatttacgcatttgtaatactcagaaataatggcaaggggtttctggttgtttaatgcacccaaaaagaacagaattaccataaaaaaacaataaataaataaaaaatgtttccacgcatgggcgctggtgttgagaagcacatctcgatgggttgcacaattcgacagaacaccgcgcgctgcactgtcgtaggcgctctgctgaaccactgagtaacacatttctcatgtctcattttaataagacttcttcagaatggtgattattttatttaaaaaaaaaatattgcaatagcaaatatgtgtgttttttttaagtaacacggtctgttacaaataataatgaatatatagcaattattgtctacattttacttgcagttcattgttattttattaatagtattgttgtccgttatgttctggtgataattacaatataaatagcctaaatgatacattagtaacatatttttggcataatattttaaagattgtgagttttgcacgttttctgctgggaaagtctggccgaacacgtctggaaacaccttagttaagaccacggtggttcaaaccaacatagttcagacttctgtggtaccaacaaagtacgatggtttcgggaaacggtcgtactacagatgttagttagtttaacgatgcatcgtaccacgttagttcaatgctaggctccgtcgttgtacgggaaacgcaccccaggtaaacagattt includes the following:
- the LOC111197639 gene encoding gypsy retrotransposon integrase-like protein 1, yielding MRTSFLRQMTMVFGYAHNFILPGYKYAMEKKWETVYNLLSSGSYPSDFDKSQRQNLRRYASNFQIKDGDLFFGNQRRVIKTKEEAMLLFQEFHSSPMGGHSGILKTRTAMCSRFYWHGMSIDIDNWVLECDKCQKIGKPLTAAQPLQCIKVSAVWELIGIDLTGPLPKTSDGFQYILTVTDYFSKWVEAFPLKTKSAAEVGRNLCSIIYRHGCPKRILSDQGREFVNDLNHRLCELLHIQRSVTAAYHPQTNGLDEKTNDNIKRALKKLVNDQQNDWNVYLDATLFSLRSKVHTTTKFSPFLLMYGREAVFPSEVPVEVPLSKIILPEGGYSEFLDSKQKTSEAVKKTAEDNIRKSQEKQKEAYARKVQKKYQNVEYNDGDEVLLLNMRKRGRKGGRIEPDFSGPYVIQSVRGKLVTLKNPEGAILKNKYNIGHLKPYRRSQAADSSSSIFSPCPQQSSSKKKSSEEYTDPNVQRCSVIRLASKQADVKKHVQTTTVTEKPATKSSSNTETTSVTEKPAMKSSSNTERSIQEEVMRLWSSKDNNQVEAVAGPYKLYDSSFRTLQGTEWVADEVIDAYLNHLIEQHKTPVYQLCAVVASSLAAGQFRCLRKMKFPVEDTWLCPVNTGGHWILVIVSMSRKILSIIDPMGNEGLYERKILRNWRNFLKMIGHQDHSAEWRTTVLKHNPQQDASSCGVLVLKFAEDFLSTGAIDNVQTTQAAISTARMGIACSLLERKGNAEDYCTVCSMLEGDGDKSMTEMVQCDVCSRWAHFECVQYSKEISANYHCRKCTVNK